The Triticum aestivum cultivar Chinese Spring chromosome 3A, IWGSC CS RefSeq v2.1, whole genome shotgun sequence genome includes a region encoding these proteins:
- the LOC123057888 gene encoding F-box/LRR-repeat protein 14, with the protein MEDLPEELFAEFLKRITRTSDLNSLSLVSKQLYKIEGDQRGAIHVGCGLFPATEALASLCTRFPNLCKVEIDYSGWTAGHGNQLDNQGLSVLSSHCPSLTSLGLSFCSYIDDSGLGYLACSKKLASLRLTSTLNITSRGLLAVVVRCKSLSALHLIDCHKVGSKDWLEYLGSVGSLEELVVKKCEGISQDDLLKFGPGWINLQKFVFEIKKRFFRNDGAGPNEGYDPSYNPHSLNMYDFSCEDMKDLRLAGIEIATEKGLRFLFGRCKALEKLCLEYVRGLNDNDMIALSQSCNNLKSISLWLDPQNYYDTFRTAFTDNSLKALSLSCPMLESVDLTFSGCSAMYTSEIGFTRKGLVSLIKSCPIRLIVLRGANFFNDKGMKALSSAPLLETLELVDCKAISNAGLRFIVRAPCLINLTLRLCDRVTNAGVSKLAHSQKLESLIIERCSRVSEQAVRGAARSVQVCTTQRAGKTVHNFVQLMKWPPKFVSSKPSFEVIKVLLTAECWLRYASLSSPYLSDLVFAWTFCCRYLPLCERICRGFWTAYRCTFLALVVYFPQVDVSEIQLPTWLGCKVFAAQIIKFCETDIAEVVVW; encoded by the coding sequence ATGGAGGATCTCCCGGAGGAACTGTTTGCAGAGTTTCTCAAAAGGATCACCAGGACAAGTGATCTGAATTCTCTTTCCCTTGTGTCGAAGCAGCTCTACAAGATTGAGGGAGATCAGAGGGGTGCTATCCATGTTGGCTGTGGCCTTTTCCCTGCTACAGAAGCCTTGGCATCGCTGTGCACCCGATTCCCTAATTTGTGTAAAGTGGAAATCGACTACTCTGGTTGGACGGCAGGCCATGGCAATCAGTTGGACAACCAAGGTCTCTCTGTGTTATCATCTCACTGCCCCTCGCTGACTAGTCTCGGTTTAAGCTTTTGCTCATACATCGATGACTCTGGTCTTGGTTATCTAGCCTGTTCCAAGAAACTAGCGTCCCTCAGGTTGACCTCCACACTAAACATAACTTCAAGAGGGCTTCTCGCCGTGGTTGTTCGTTGCAAGAGTCTTTCTGCTCTCCACCTTATTGACTGCCATAAAGTAGGTAGCAAAGATTGGTTGGAGTACCTTGGCTCTGTAGGATCATTGGAAGAGCTTGTAGTAAAGAAGTGTGAGGGCATCAGCCAGGATGACCTCCTGAAGTTTGGTCCAGGATGGATAAATCTACAGAAGTTTGTGTTTGAAATCAAGAAAAGATTCTTTCGTAATGACGGGGCTGGGCCTAATGAGGGCTATGATCCCTCATACAACCCTCATAGCCTGAATATGTATGATTTCAGTTGTGAGGATATGAAGGACTTGAGGTTGGCAGGTATCGAAATTGCGACAGAAAAAGGACTTCGTTTTCTCTTTGGGAGGTGCAAAGCACTGGAGAAGCTTTGCTTGGAGTATGTTCGGGGTCTAAATGACAACGACATGATTGCATTATCCCAGAGCTGCAACAATCTTAAAAGCATCTCACTTTGGCTGGATCCTCAGAATTATTACGATACTTTCAGGACGGCATTTACTGATAACAGCCTTAAGGCTCTATCTCTCAGTTGCCCTATGCTTGAGAGTGTTGATCTCACATTTTCAGGCTGCTCTGCCATGTACACGTCAGAAATAGGCTTCACACGGAAGGGCCTAGTGTCTCTCATTAAGTCTTGCCCGATTCGTCTAATCGTGCTAAGGGGTGCCAACTTCTTTAATGACAAAGGGATGAAGGCCCTCTCATCTGCTCCATTACTGGAGACACTCGAGCTTGTGGATTGCAAGGCCATAAGTAATGCTGGGCTACGGTTCATTGTGCGTGCCCCATGCTTGATTAATCTCACGCTCCGGCTCTGTGACCGCGTGACTAATGCTGGAGTATCGAAGCTGGCACATTCACAGAAGTTAGAGTCTCTGATCATTGAACGTTGTTCCCGGGTCTCTGAGCAGGCTGTGCGTGGGGCTGCCAGATCAGTTCAAGTCTGTACCACTCAGCGAGCTGGAAAAACTGTTCACAATTTCGTGCAGTTGATGAAGTGGCCTCCAAAATTTGTCAGTTCAAAACCCTCTTTTGAAGTGATCAAGGTGTTGCTGACTGCTGAGTGCTGGCTCCGTTATGCTTCTCTGTCTTCTCCTTACCTCTCTGACCTTGTTTTTGCTTGGACCTTTTGTTGCCGTTATTTGCCTTTGTGCGAGAGAATCTGCAGGGGATTTTGGACTGCGTACCGGTGCACTTTTCTTGCTCTTGTAGTTTATTTTCCTCAGGTTGATGTTTCCGAAATTCAGTTACCTACGTGGTTGGGCTGTAAGGTTTTTGCTGCCCAAATTATCAAATTTTGTGAAACTGATATTGCAGAAGTAGTTGTGTGGTAA
- the LOC123060263 gene encoding uncharacterized protein, with protein sequence MAWRRLASGAAMAAHLRRGVPSPHFAPARAFSALRGPAADSPTLPVRHALQGVWSRCSSSAPAFQARAPMLRDLLAARVPPGVRPKLPGLLRGFGTGGTAIAVMLYPTKVAEAQERPPKSPSKDITVLSPHSKQVLRKFWNLVRKFQLPIGLILLIVYGWRKPMVLAINTLLLLYSTRPDPYSIYLFLQEIHQGKVQQNPVLWKEEVIQTRKVDTEDYKFFSIGTVELKDRTVLHVIGILGNWWIYHVSYDKRVEQLYL encoded by the exons ATGGCGTGGAGGCGACTGGCGAGCGGCGCCGCCATGGCGGCGCATCTCCGGCGGGGCGTCCCCTCTCCCCACTTCGCCCCCGCCCGCGCCTTCTCCGCCCTCCGCGGCCCTGCCGCCGACAGCCCTACCC TTCCTGTCAGGCACGCGTTGCAGGGCGTCTGGTCGCGGTGTTCGAGCTCGGCCCCCGCGTTTCAGGCTCGCGCCCCCATGCTCCGGGATCTGCTGGCCGCGAGGGTGCCCCCCGGAGTTCGTCCGAAGCTTCCAG GTCTGCTGAGGGGATTTGGGACCGGCGGCACCGCAATTGCTGTCATGCTTTATCCCACAAAGGTCGCGGAGGCACAAG AGCGACCGCCAAAGAGCCCATCAAAAGACATCACTGTGCTCTCACCACATTCGAAACAAGTTCTTAGGAAATTCTGGAATTTGGTCAGAAAATTTCAGCTGCCTATCGGTTTGATTCTCTTGATTGTGTATGGTTGGCGGAAACCAATGGTTCTTGCCATCAACACATTGCTTCTTCTCTACTCTACAAGGCCTGACCCCTATTCCATATACTTGTTTCTTCAGGAG ATTCATCAAGGGAAGGTGCAGCAAAATCCTGTATTGTGGAAGGAGGAG GTCATCCAGACAAGAAAAGTTGATACCGAAGACTACAAGTTCTTTTCTATTGGGACGGTCGAATTAAAGGACAGAACAGTACTGCATGTGATTGGAATTCTGGGCAATTGGTGGATCTATCATGTGTCGTATGACAAGAGAGTGGAGCAGTTGTACTTGTAA